The DNA segment ttcttaaaaatgataTATCCAAACACTCTGAATGTACTTTTAAAACTAATGATCAAAGTACTCTTAAGACTAACAAggaattactttttaattaaaaagtaaacaatgatttatttttaatatataaaaagacttTGTATGCACTTAATAAAGAGAAGTTTTTAGTAATAAACATTAACAAACATTGTATTCAAAAgcaattctaaaataaaataagaataccTTAAGATATTCGAAAtaacctctctctctctctgtgtatatatatatatgtatatatatatatatatatatatatatatatatatatatatatatatatatatatatatatgtatgattaACTATTTGCGATCATGAAATTCATTTAGCATGTTTACATTCGTAATTAGAATTCTCATATATAGGTTTGCAGCTTTCGCAAACTATCTATCGATCCTTTAATATAAGAAATGATTTTTTGCTTAAAAAATACACTTTAGGAATAATTAGCCCCTCATTCAAACTCAAGAATAGAAGTTAGCAGAAGTTGAAGATATATATAGCGGAAGTTAAAACTTAAGAATAGTTGTATGAGACGACAAACTCAGCATGAAAGCTAACGAAGCAAGATGAAGAAGCATTTGAAAAGGCAAAGTTTGACTATGTCTGATTTGTCTCCATGGGTGGCGTGTGGCGATCCATCGGGATCTTGATCTTGTTGAGTGACTCAACAGGTACGAGTTTCAGATTCTCGCAGTTGCATATCTCTACCATGAATCCATCTGGGTCGTTGAAGAATATCTGGTCCATTTTCgttccatcttcttcctccagAGTCCTTTTCACGTACTTCACATTCATCTCCATCAACTTCTTCTCCATTGCTTCCAGATCTTCACACTAACAAAAAAACAAGTATAACCCCAGATTCATAAAAGATCAAAGTTATAGTTTTTCCAAACAGCTAGCACTTAATCTATACCTGAAAAGATATATGGTTGTCCTGGGGATCTAAGTGTTGAGCATCGGAAGGCAATCTCTGATCTTCTTCCTTGGACTGCACCAAGTGGATACCGACTCCATAGTTGAACAACCATGCACCCTCAAAGTCCAAAGCTTGGGGCCTCTCAGTCTGAACAAATCCCAGCACCTTTGTGTAGAAATCTATAGATTCCTTCACATTTCTACACAGCCTTGAAACGTGGTTCAGAGCCATCAATGGAGGTCGGTTCTCATTTCTTGAATCCTCTGCTTTTCCATCAATCTTTTTCTCTTGCTGTTCATTCATGGTGAAAACTTTCAGCTCCAATTCTTAAGGGTCTCAGATAAAAAACAAAGTGAGTCAAtaaaaaagtggtttttacGAAGCGGTGACAGCGTTTCTTCCTCATCTGGTTGCATTGGACTGCAAACAATTCGGTGCGGTGCGGTGTTCCCTTAGCTGCTACTTTCTCAccctcttttcttctcaaatggcatgttttatttcttattgtaatatttttctcagtattttttctttataaaaataccTCAATTAAGAgctatttcaaataaataataaacgaAATATATTGAGTATGAAACAGACTCTTTCAACAACCAAGTAAGAAACTTATGATACATTAGAATATGATTAAATACtactgaaaaaaatattaactgtatttataagattaatataaaatataaatatgtatttttattttataatagtaaacataacttaaataataacttaaatacACACaggtttattttataataaaaagtttagaaGAGAAcagtatttttttaacatatttattgaaaacggcttaataaagttttttttatcgtATAGTAGTCTAACTTTAACTTTATCcgtataaaatacattttagaaattttttattattattattattattatatatatatatatatatatattttttttttaaaatagacaatACATGAGAATAAGAAATTTAGAAACGAATATACTGGATCTTTCATGGTGAAGTGAATCGTGAAGGGATGAATGCTGGATAAGGATCTGCACCTGCACAAGAGGAGAAGGCCCACAAGCAAAGGCCCACACGAAAGGCCCAcacaatttaataataaaaaaataaaaagaagaaaatctggTTTTGTCGCCGCCGTGTTCCATTCCCACCACACAGTCTCACGCACCAACCAACCACTATAACCGATTTCTCAGTCACTCACTCACACGCGCTCACTGTTCGAACTGCAGAAAGATAAGATTGGAAGATGTATAGAGATGTGTCTAGCTGCAACACCTACAACTACGGCGACGCGCTGTATTGGGACGCGCGCTACATCCAAGAGGGTGGTTCCTTCGATTGGTACCAGCGTTATTCTGCTCTCAGACCGTTCGTGCGCAATTTCATTCCTCTTTCTTCAAGGATTCTCATGGTTGGTTGCGGCAATGCTGGTAAAGctttctcctttctctttcttcacttTGTTCTCACACCAACGCAGCTCAATACAATCATTCCTTCCTTCTCTGCTGTAACTTCACCAACTCTGCTTCTACTTTAGGGTTTTTCTCCTTTGAGGATTGCAAACGTTGGatcttattttgttaattaaaatagcACATCCTTCTGTTTATTTCCTGCTTCTCTAAACGGAGAAGaaaatttcattctcaagtaaCTTTTGAAGAGAGCTGCTGCCGATTGatggattataattttttttagctcATGTTTGTGCCATTGATTGCCAAGGCTCTGGAAGTTTGATAGTGATACGATCATCTGATGGACGAGAGGATAAACAGGGATTCCTTGGCAATTAGTTTGGACGATGAATCTTGTTAGTAAACACGAAATGGCTCTGGTTGGAAATGAAGGCTGCGGTATAGTTTGTATAGTTTTAAGTAGCGGTTCACATAATATGTGCAGCTTTGATGGGTTAAGCTGCTTTGCATGTTGTAAATGTGTTGCTGTTGTGTAACAAAAGTCATTGCTTGATGCTTTGGTTAAATTATTTATGGAAGAAAATAACTGCTCTGAAAAAAGATGAGATTTTACAGTGTGGGAGTTGCAGAATAGTTTAGGCAATTGTACTAAAGCAATGAGGATAGCGATGGGTGGGTTAGTTTTCATTCTCATCAGTGCAAAAGATGGAGTTCTCTTTCTCTGTTACTCGTATACGTATTTAAGTTTGTTCGTAGCTCTCTCTGTTTTGAACCGGAGCTGTATTTTCAATATATTCGAAACTAACCCCAGCCCGCTGTAGGGGTTGCTTTGGTGGAATGGCTTACTGTAGCAGCCACAGTAAACCAATAGTGGCTGTATGTACTGGTTCCTGAAAGCCCTCCTCCGAGGCTTTTGTTTGGGACTagtttttggattttaattttaaaaatgggaATCAAAAAGCTATAGTAGTagtgaaaatgataaagaagaCCAATTGAGTTTTGAAGATGATTGATGAATCTAGCCTAGGAAATTTGTAtctgatttttattattagtttttttataatattttacttgtatttttgtttaaggCACCCatgacattttattttcaattatgaaAGTCattaactttgattttttttttttcttttgaagaatttatttgtatatagtATACAAGATGCAAACTATTTGCCCATAAAAAAGATGTAGactataaaagaaattcaaaacaatGGCTATCATGCTATTCACTATCTTGCTATAGCGATTTTGGGACCATTCTTGAGGCACCGCCACTGTCCGGGATTTAAACATTGCTAGAAACAagttattgattaatttaatgtGAGCTATTCATAGGCTTATCTCGGTATCTTATCATATGCCATGCCATCTTGCTTGAATGAAATTTATCATATGTGAACTATTGAATTCGATTTTTCGGAGAAACTTACAAGGAGAAGGATACTGTCATATTTTACAGTTATGTCCGAGGATATGGTCAAAGATGGTTATGAGCACATCACAAATATTGATATTTCATCAGTTGCGATTGAgatgatgagaagaaaataTGAGTACATACCTCAGCTAAAATGTATCTAATTGATGacattgttttgtttatttgtatAGTTTGTTACCTTTTAACTAACTTCAAAAGCCCTAAACTCCTTACGTATGCTTCCTCCATGAACCTCAATAGATTTGCAGATGGATGTCAGGGATATGAGCCTTTTTCCAGATGAATCTTTTGACGGTGTTATTGATAAAGGTATCATAACTCCATTCAATGCAAATTTtgtctaaattaatgaaatctAGAATGTATACATGTTTCGTAATTCTTATACTGATGCTGCTTTGGTCTCGTTATTACATTTTCACCATTGCTTCGTTGATGGTTGATCTAGGAACTCTCGATTCATTGATGGTATGTTGCTTCACCGATAGTTctcataatatatttataaatatatctatatctatctatctatatatctatatatatatatatatatatatatttctctgCATGTGCTAATCCTCGTTTTTGCTTGTATGTACTTCAGTGTGGTACTGATGCTCCAATTAGTGCTTCTCAGATGCTTGCAGAAGTGTGTAGGTTGTATAGATTTTAATGAGAATAAATTTCTAGAGATTTGAACCGAATCTCTTAACAGATCatcttcttttcaaaattatcgcTGATTATGCCTGTTTTCTTCTTTACAGACTTCTAAAACCTGGAGGGACTTATATTTTGGTAAtattatcttctatttatataaattagaataGCTGTCTGTCTTTAATGAAAGTGTTTTCAGGAGCTAATGGTCAACGGAAAAAGTTTTTAGGAACCTTTTTTACGACGAGAACACTTTTAAGAGTTTTTCTTAACTTCTTGAAttgaatttaaactttttaaacaaattttgtttagtttaaaattatccAGATCATAGTATGAATTATTTACCGTAAGTTAATATGAAACTTGTAagttcaataat comes from the Vigna radiata var. radiata cultivar VC1973A chromosome 2, Vradiata_ver6, whole genome shotgun sequence genome and includes:
- the LOC106778078 gene encoding uncharacterized protein LOC106778078 translates to MRKKRCHRFQEKKIDGKAEDSRNENRPPLMALNHVSRLCRNVKESIDFYTKVLGFVQTERPQALDFEGAWLFNYGVGIHLVQSKEEDQRLPSDAQHLDPQDNHISFQCEDLEAMEKKLMEMNVKYVKRTLEEEDGTKMDQIFFNDPDGFMVEICNCENLKLVPVESLNKIKIPMDRHTPPMETNQT
- the LOC106777156 gene encoding endothelin-converting enzyme 2 isoform X5 — encoded protein: MYRDVSSCNTYNYGDALYWDARYIQEGGSFDWYQRYSALRPFVRNFIPLSSRILMVGCGNAVMSEDMVKDGYEHITNIDISSVAIEMMRRKYEYIPQLKYLQMDVRDMSLFPDESFDGVIDKGTLDSLMCGTDAPISASQMLAETSKTWRDLYFDHVWRSNSKDASSKQTRVQLENYVV
- the LOC106777156 gene encoding methyltransferase-like protein 13 isoform X3 translates to MYRDVSSCNTYNYGDALYWDARYIQEGGSFDWYQRYSALRPFVRNFIPLSSRILMVGCGNADLQMDVRDMSLFPDESFDGVIDKGTLDSLMCGTDAPISASQMLAEVCRLLKPGGTYILITYGDPTVRMPHLSRPVFNWKIMLYNIPRPGFQKPESSTPSRKSYLEPIPLSEKGLLPADFVLEDPDSHFIYVCKKINDTEIDTIPTYQLTADVL
- the LOC106777156 gene encoding methyltransferase-like protein 13 isoform X1; the encoded protein is MYRDVSSCNTYNYGDALYWDARYIQEGGSFDWYQRYSALRPFVRNFIPLSSRILMVGCGNAVMSEDMVKDGYEHITNIDISSVAIEMMRRKYEYIPQLKYLQMDVRDMSLFPDESFDGVIDKGTLDSLMCGTDAPISASQMLAEVCRLLKPGGTYILITYGDPTVRMPHLSRPVFNWKIMLYNIPRPGFQKPESSTPSRKSYLEPIPLSEKGLLPADFVLEDPDSHFIYVCKKINDTEIDTIPTYQLTADVL
- the LOC106777156 gene encoding methyltransferase-like protein 13 isoform X4, with the translated sequence MYRDVSSCNTYNYGDALYWDARYIQEGGSFDWYQRYSALRPFVRNFIPLSSRILMVGCGNAVMSEDMVKDGYEHITNIDISSVAIEMMRRKYEYIPQLKYLQMDVRDMSLFPDESFDGVIDKGTLDSLMCGTDAPISASQMLAEVCRLLKPGGTYILSLVSDHVWRSNSKDASSKQTRVQLENYVV
- the LOC106777156 gene encoding endothelin-converting enzyme 2 isoform X2; the protein is MYRDVSSCNTYNYGDALYWDARYIQEGGSFDWYQRYSALRPFVRNFIPLSSRILMVGCGNAVMSEDMVKDGYEHITNIDISSVAIEMMRRKYEYIPQLKYLQMDVRDMSLFPDESFDGVIDKGTLDSLMITYGDPTVRMPHLSRPVFNWKIMLYNIPRPGFQKPESSTPSRKSYLEPIPLSEKGLLPADFVLEDPDSHFIYVCKKINDTEIDTIPTYQLTADVL